The segment CCCCTGTGTCCACTTCATCGCCGTCTGTCAGCGTTGATGACCCGGGGGCGGGCGTCGGCTGGGGGCGGGCTTCGGATGGGGGCGGGCTTCGGATGGGGGCGGGCTTCGGATGGGGGCGGGCTTCGGATGGGGGCGCTGCACGCCGTGCGCGCCCTGCCCGGTGTACGTGAGCCCGACTGGTCGGCCGGCCGCGATGCCTCCCGCCCGGACCGCCCGTTCGTACGCCGGACCGGCCGCGCCCGCCGTACATCGGCTGCCGGGCAGCGGGGGGGGGCGGAGGCTGGGGTGGGTGCCGACGACGCCGCGCGAACGCCGACGGCCCCGGAGCGCTGCTGCGCTCCGGGGCCGTCGGGGGCTCACCCTCGGGTCACCGAGTGGTCACCGGGTATGGCCGGACTCCGGGGGTCACCGGCCGCCGGGTGTTACTGGGCGGGGGTGCCGGCCTTCTTCTTACGGAGGAAGAACACCGCCGCGCCGCCGACCACGACGAGGACGACCGCGATGCCCGCGATCATCGGGGTGGCGTTGCTGGAACCGGTCTCGGCGAGGTCGCCGCCCTTGTCCCCGCCGGTGCTGCCACCGACCGAGGCCGGGCTGGGCTGGCTGGAGGGCTTGCCGCCGCCGCTGCCGGCGGTCTTGCAGTCCAGGACCCCGGAGAACGACTTCTTGAAGCCGCCCTCACCCTTGATGGTGATGTCGTACGGCTGGTCCTCGGCCACCGGCACGGTCACGGTCTGCGACTTGCCCGGCGCGATCTCGTAGTCCTTGCCGGAGAGCTGGAAGCGGAACGCCTCATCGCCCTTGTTGCTCGCCGTGACGTCCACGCCGCCCTTGGAGCAGTTCTTCTCCGCGGTGATCGCCGGGATGGCGCCCTGCTTCTTCCACGAGAACGAGGCGGCCGCGGAGACCGTGGACTCGCTGGAGCCGGCCAGGATCTGGGTCTGGCTCTTGGCGTGCTCACCGATGCCGGTGAAGGCACGGCCGACCGGGACCTTGGTGGCGGCCTGCGCGGTCAGCGAGCTGCTGCCGTCCGCGGCGCCCGCGGGCACGTCGAAGAACAGCTGGGTGCCGTCGGTCGCGCTGGTGACCGGCTTGCCGTCCTTGCCGACGACCTTGGCGCCGGCGGGCACACCGGCGGCCGGGGAGATCGTGACGCTGTCGGCGTTGGTGTGCACGGTGACCGGGCCGAGCTTGCTGCCGGACTTGCCGGAGACGGCCGGCGGGTCGAGCGTCAGCGAGGCCTTGGGCTCGGCGACGTTCTGCGCACTCTTCTCGAGGTAGTCGGCGAGCTTCTCGGCCGCCGGGTCGACCGCGTCCACCTTGGCGTGATCGGAGAAGCGCCAGATCGCGACCTGGGTGCCGGCCGCGGCGGTCTTCTCGGTGAGGTTCCCGGCACCGGCCTTGGTGGCGAGCGCGGCCAGGTCGTTCACCTGCGGGTAGGAGTTCTGAAGAATCCAGCGGATCTTGCCCGCGTCCCCGTTGTTGTGCAGCGACGAGGCGCTCCAGGGCACTTCCTGGTACTTCGCCTGCTGCTGCGTCGGGTTGTGGATGTCGATGCAGTACGTCTGGAGCGTGCCGCCGTTGTCGACCGCCATCTCGAAGAGGCCGGCGCCGACACGCTGGTCCCCTCCGTCGTTGTGCACGACCGCCTGGTCGAAGGTCTTCAGACCGCCGAGCGTGGCGGTGGCACCCCCATGGGCGGGGGTCGTCTCGTCCGCCGCGGCAGGCCCCGCGGTGGCTATCGCACCCGCCGCGACCAGGCCGGAGGCCACGACCGCGGCGGCAAGGCGGGCTGCGCCCCGCCTCTTTATCGAAAGCATGAAATTCCCCTCTGGGCGAGGCGGTCGAGTGGGAGAGGTTGCCTCGCCGGAAAGATCCCAAAGAACTCAACAGCCGAACACGTCAGCCCCCGTGAGTACTTGTCGGATCTTATGGAGCAGGTGCATCAGGGTCCCCAGTAATGGCATCCCATAAGCGATCCGAATCGCAATCGTTACCGACCACGAGCACCCTGACCTGGCATTGTCGACAAGTCACCAGAACTTTTCAGGGCACAGTCACCTCCCCGGCGAATGGGACACGGAGGAGGGTGCTGCGGCAGAGGCCCCCGAACCTCAGGCGCCAGCTGCAATCCCGCTGGTCGCAGGCGTTTTGGCGCTCGTGGAGCCCTTGGCGGCCCGCTGCTCCTTGAGAACTCGCCGACCTCTGGCGCCTGTCCGGGGTCTGGAGGCCGGCCGTGCTTCACCGGCTGTCCGCGCCTTGCCGTCCGTTGGCGGGTCAGCGTCCGTTGGAAAGTGGGTTGGAGAGCTGGCTGCCGCTGGAGAGTTGGCTGCCGTCGGCGCCTTGGAGGCCGTCCGCGTACCGGCTTCCGGCAATGGGCCTTCCCATAAATCTTGTTGCGCCGGCGGTGCGGGGTGCGGCGGTCGCGATCGTTGCGGGGACGGGGAAGAGAGGGACGGAGACGCGGATGCAGACGGGGGCGATTGCGGTGGACGTGGTGGTGGCGAGGGCGAGTCCGATGCCGGGGAGGAATGCTGAGCCAGGGGCGATTGCGGTGCCGGGGCCAACTGCCCTGACTGAGAGGGGCCCGGCGCTGTGGAGGGTTGCTGAGCCGGGGCGGTAGGGCCGTCCGCTCCCGTACGTACCGTCCGCAGGACCCTTCGGAATGCGGCGGTGCCCCGCGTGAGATCGTGGCCGATCGCCACGGCGTCGACCTCCGCCGAGAACCAGCGCTGCCCGCCCTTCTCGGGCGGCTGCTCGCCCTCCCGCAGCCGTAACCGCCCCTGGACGATGAGTGGTTCACCCACCGCCACCGACGCCGCCACATTGTCGGCGAGCCCGCGCCACGACCGGACCGTATAGAAACTCGTCTCGCCGTCGGTCCAGCGCTCCTGTGCCTTGTCCCACCGGCGGGACGTCGCCGCCAGCCGGAACCTCGCCACCGTCACGCCCGCCGCCGTCTGCCGGTGTTCCACCGCCGTCGCGGCATTCCCCACCAGCGTCACCATCGTGTCGTTCACCTGCTACGCCTCCCCCGTGTCCGGCGGTCGCTCTCGTCGCGTACCGCTCGCGCTGCGTTGATCTCATGCTGCACGGATTCGGCAAGCGCCGCGGCGGCGTGTGGACGGCAGGCCGACTGTGGACAACTCGGCCACCCGGAAGGGGGAGAGAAGGGGAACACCGGCGGGGTGTCCACAGCCCGGTCTCACTGTCTGCCCTTCCACACCCGCCTCCCCCGGCCTGCCGGCCGGCCAGCAGCCATCGGGCCTCTCCGGGCCTCCCCCGACCTCTCCGGCCGCCCTCGGCCCCGGCCGTCATCCACTCCACTCGCCCTCAGCCCGGTCGCTACCGCCCCAGTCCCCGGCCGCCCCCATCCCCCCATCAGCCGCCAACTCCCTCCCCCCACCCGACCGTTGCGCCGCTCGCTGCTGCTCCGCTCCCCTCCCGCCGTCACACGCCCGAGGCCACCGCGTACTGCTCCCGTACCTCGCGATAGCGCAGCAGCTCGGCGGCGACCGGCTCCAGCACCCGCGCCCGCCCGCACCCCGCCGCCGTACTCCGCAGCCGCCGTTCGGCGTCCTGCCCGTAACGGCGGGCCGGTCCGCGCGCCACCACCCGGCACATCCACGCCAGCGCCGGCCCGCCGACCGACCCGAGAACCGCGGGCAGCAGCCCGGAGATCCAGGCCGTCGCCTCGCCCACGCCCGTGATCGCGCCCAGCAGCCACAGCACACCGACGACTTGGAGGACGGTCAACATGCCCTGCAACGAGGCGGCAACCGTCCACCACCGCGGCTTCACGGCCGGCCCGCCCCGTAGGGCCTCTTCGGCATCCGCCGCCACCTTGTCCAGCGCCTCCGGCAGCCCGTAGGCACCCCGGTCCGCCGCCTCCCGCACCGCGTGGGCCCAGGGCGCCGGCAATCCGTGCGCCGCCTCGGCGGCCACTGTGCGGACGGCGTGCTCCACCACTGGCCGCGCCGCCGCCCGGCCGTCCACCGCCGACGCACCCGCCTCACCGGCCCCGGCCCCGCCGTCTCCCGGATGCCCGGCCGCCCACTGCCGCTCCACCAGGCCCTGCCGCCTGCCGCTCCGCCCGGAAGCCGTCAGACCCTCGGGCCCCTCACCATGCCGTCCGGTACGGGCCCGCCCCGTTCCCGTCCGCCCCGTGCCGGTCCCTGCCGCTTCGCCGTGCCCCGCGCAGACCTGCCCCATGGCGGCCCGCCCGTCCTGGCTCCACCTCGCTCCCGCCCGCCCCTACGGCCCCACGCCGCACCGGTCCGCCCCTCCCCGGTCCGCCCGACGCCCGTCTGCCCGGCACCTGCGCGCTCCCCTCCCCGGCCACCCCCCGCCCCCGTAGCCCCCACTCCCGTCGTTCCCGCTCCCGTCGCCCCCGCTCCCGTCGTCCATCCATCGTTCGCCCCCGCCCCGAAGCCACCGGCCCCCAGCCGGCTCCCACGCCACCGCCAGCGCCGCATCCGCGACCACGGAGACCCGCAGGCACGCTCCGCGTACCGCAGCCAATCGCGTTCCGCCGCCCGCCCGGTGGCCACCGCCCCCACCGCCTCCGCCAAACGGTCGTCGAACTCCGCGCGGGCCCGTTCGGTCAGCCCGACCCCGTTCTGCGCCACGTACGCCGACCGCAACCGCTCGGTCGCCGCGTCCACATCCGCCGCCAGCCGCCGGTCCGCCGCACCGCGTTCCGCGACGAACTGGCCGAGCGCCTCCCGTAGTTCCCCCACGCCCCGGCCGGTCGCCGCGGACAGCGCGAGCACCGCCGCGCCGGGCTCCCCGTGCTCGCCGAGCGCCAGCCCGTCCTCGTCCAGCAGCCGGCGCAGATCGTCCACCACCTGGTCGGCGGCGTCCCCGGGCAGCCGGTCCACCTGGTTGAGGACGACGAACATGACCTCGGCGTAACCCGCCAACGGCCGCAGATAGCGCTCGTGCAGCACCGCGTCCGCGTACTTCTCCGGGTCCACCACCCAGATCACCGCGTCCACCAGCTCCAGCATCCGGTCCACCTGGGCGCGGTGCTCGGTGGCCGAGGAGTCGTGGTCGGGCAGATCGATCAGGATGAGTCCGCGCAGCTCGGTGCTGCCGTCGGCCGGGACGTGCCGGCGGTGGGCGGGCACGCCGAGCCGGTGCAGCAGCCCGTCCGCGCCCGGCCGGCTGCCCGGCCAGACACAGGCCACCGGCTCCGCGGTCGTCGGCCGCCGCGGCCCGACCTGTGAACGATTCGCCCCGGCCAGCGCGTTGAACAGCGACGACTTACCACTGCCGGTCGCCCCCGCGATGGCCACAACGGTGTGCTCACCGGACAGCCGGTACCGCTCGTCCGCCGTCTCCAACACGCGGCCCGCCCCCTCCAGCGTCCGCCCGTCCAGCCGGGTCCGGGACAGCGCGATCAACTCCCGCAACGCATCCAGCCGCCCGCGCAGCCCGCCCCCCACGGCCCGCCGCCCCCCGTCCGCGACCCACCGGTACGCGCCCCAAGCGCCGCTCTCCGTCTCGGCCGGCGAACGCGGCTGAACCATCGCCTCCATACGCGGATCGGCACGGAACGCGCCACGTGAGCCCTCGCCACGCGCCCTCTCCATACGGGATCCCCCGCCATGAGCTGCCGCCGTACGGGCCTCCGCGATACGGGCTTCCGCAGTACGGGTAGCCCAGGCACCGGCCCCCTCGGCAGAGCAGGCACCTCCCGCCCGCACGCCTGAATCGACACCCGCCCCGACCGGCACACCGGCCGCTGTGCCGCCGGACGCACCGGCCGACGTGCCGACCGCGGTACCTGCCGACGCACCCACACCCGTCGCCACACCCGCCCCCACAGACAGCTCCCCCCGCGTCCCCGGCCTGGGCACACCCGCACCCCGCGCCCGCCGCGCAATCAACCCGTCATCCCACGCCCCACCCACCATTGCCTCTTGCGCAGCCACCCCAGAAGCCCCTGCGGACTCCTGCTCCGCCTCCACCACCACGCCCCCCTGAGTCCCCTGAGGCTCCACAGCCCCCACCAACTCCCCAGAAGTCACAGGAATCTCAGAAACCTCAGCCCCTGCACCCACCCCAGCCTCCCCCTCCACGGGAGACGCCCCCGCCGCCACTGCCGCCCCCGATTCCCCCGGCCTCCGCTCTCCCCCAGTCGCCGCCCCACCCGCCACCAGCGACTCACCCATCACCGGTGCACTACCGGCCACCGACCCCACACCCCTCCTCAACACCACGCCCTCACCCGGCATCACGCCCTCCCCCGCCGCACCGCCGGGCTTCCCCTCCCCCATCTCCCGCCCGTTGTTCCCCGCGCCCTCCCCGGAACCAGCCAGCTCGGAATCGCTCACCCCGACACCTCCTCCTTCTGCATCGCCCTCGCCCGCTCGTCCGTCTGCCGCTGCTCCTGCCGCGGTTCGTTCTCCGTCTCCCGCTGCTTCTCCCTCTGCAATACGGACAGCGCCGCAATCAGCTCCGGCTGTTGGTCCAGCGGCACGGTCAGCTGGTCCAGGGGAGCCAGCCGCCGCTCGCGCTCACCGTCCAGCGCGCGCTCCAGATACGTGGCCAGGAGCCGGCCGCCCCGCTCGCAGAG is part of the Streptomyces platensis genome and harbors:
- a CDS encoding LAETG motif-containing sortase-dependent surface protein produces the protein MLSIKRRGAARLAAAVVASGLVAAGAIATAGPAAADETTPAHGGATATLGGLKTFDQAVVHNDGGDQRVGAGLFEMAVDNGGTLQTYCIDIHNPTQQQAKYQEVPWSASSLHNNGDAGKIRWILQNSYPQVNDLAALATKAGAGNLTEKTAAAGTQVAIWRFSDHAKVDAVDPAAEKLADYLEKSAQNVAEPKASLTLDPPAVSGKSGSKLGPVTVHTNADSVTISPAAGVPAGAKVVGKDGKPVTSATDGTQLFFDVPAGAADGSSSLTAQAATKVPVGRAFTGIGEHAKSQTQILAGSSESTVSAAASFSWKKQGAIPAITAEKNCSKGGVDVTASNKGDEAFRFQLSGKDYEIAPGKSQTVTVPVAEDQPYDITIKGEGGFKKSFSGVLDCKTAGSGGGKPSSQPSPASVGGSTGGDKGGDLAETGSSNATPMIAGIAVVLVVVGGAAVFFLRKKKAGTPAQ
- a CDS encoding single-stranded DNA-binding protein, which translates into the protein MVTLVGNAATAVEHRQTAAGVTVARFRLAATSRRWDKAQERWTDGETSFYTVRSWRGLADNVAASVAVGEPLIVQGRLRLREGEQPPEKGGQRWFSAEVDAVAIGHDLTRGTAAFRRVLRTVRTGADGPTAPAQQPSTAPGPSQSGQLAPAPQSPLAQHSSPASDSPSPPPRPPQSPPSASASPSLSSPSPQRSRPPHPAPPAQQDLWEGPLPEAGTRTASKAPTAANSPAAASSPTHFPTDADPPTDGKARTAGEARPASRPRTGARGRRVLKEQRAAKGSTSAKTPATSGIAAGA